Proteins encoded within one genomic window of Thermococcus celer Vu 13 = JCM 8558:
- the smc gene encoding chromosome segregation protein SMC encodes MPYIEKIEMKGFKSYGNRKVVVPLSKGFTAIVGANGSGKSNIGDAVLFVLGGLSAKAMRATRISDLIFAGTKTEAPAKYAEVAMHFNNEDRGFPVDEDEVVIKRRVYPDGRSNYWLNGKRTSRSNILDILSAAMISPEGYNLVLQGDITKFIKMSPTERRMIIDEISGIAEYDAKKEKALSELKQAEENLARVDLLIREVKAQLDKLEKERNDALRYLDLKERVEKARVTLLLGEIRKLESLIEESNARDREIEAAMAAIEERLKDIAREIVSKERELSDVERELEEKSEDGILEVTRKISEVQSKIEMARRNIELAEKEIEESQRRLAKTKEELKKVSEEIEKSRNAIQRWSKRREKLKAEIKEKEVAKNELVVKLGEIDRDFARAREEFDKVVAELEEGKKELYMKEGDVKKFEEEIERLKTKIAQDSAKRTALKSRIEETRRALEARRSELGEVEGKISRAEARLRKAEKELEEKGRSLKKVEGELSKAKEELIKAEAHREIRGNRAVEFLKRQKVPGLYGPLGELITAEKDYALAVEVALGGNYDNVVVEDDKVAEKAIKLLKENKLGRLTFLPLNKIKPRSMRGKPPLGVPAMDVVSYDARFKNAVAYALGDTLIVNDMDEARTVGIGKVRMVTLGGELLERSGAITGGHYRPRGRLGVNVDEIRKRVEKLEREREALESAVNALRVEIKGLQDGLFELRMKKSGLNKDLQVIQKEMERLLAEDKALKEEIEESERGIEALEKRIHDAKGEMARLRGRIERLERKRDKLKKALENPEARELNQRIREAEHEISKLREELGKVESRLEGLEARINEELLPRKADLEEEIEGLVNRINALKANIAENERAIGEFEGELEELRKAEEGVKEELKELRERRESLRKEIAELRSEKEELSSKLQELRIEANTLKIKLAQYEATLKEKREELKHHDAKIVKGIKEIPLELEALRKEIEEMEEEIRSLEPVNMKAIEDFEVVERRYLELSSKREQVVAEKESIEEFIEEIEGQKRNVFMETLNQIAKNFSELFAKLSPGGSARLILENPDDPFAGGLEIEAKPAGKDVKRIEAMSGGEKALTALAFVFAIQRYKPAPFYLFDEIDAHLDDANVKRVADLIKEASENSQFIVITLRDVMMANADKIIGVSMRNGVSKVVALSLEKAMKILEEARKRSEAEHEEMFGHLSG; translated from the coding sequence ATGCCGTACATCGAGAAGATTGAAATGAAGGGCTTCAAATCCTACGGTAACCGGAAGGTAGTCGTTCCACTTTCTAAGGGTTTCACGGCGATAGTGGGCGCCAACGGTTCTGGAAAGAGCAACATCGGCGATGCGGTTCTCTTCGTACTCGGTGGGCTGTCCGCCAAGGCCATGCGCGCGACCAGGATAAGCGACCTGATATTCGCGGGCACCAAGACGGAGGCACCGGCGAAGTACGCGGAAGTTGCCATGCACTTCAACAACGAGGACAGGGGCTTTCCGGTCGATGAGGACGAGGTGGTGATAAAGCGCCGCGTCTACCCCGACGGCAGGAGCAACTACTGGCTAAACGGCAAGAGAACGAGCAGGAGCAACATCCTCGATATCCTGAGCGCGGCCATGATATCGCCCGAGGGCTACAACCTCGTCCTCCAGGGGGACATCACCAAGTTCATCAAGATGAGCCCCACCGAGAGGAGGATGATAATCGACGAGATATCCGGGATAGCGGAGTACGACGCGAAGAAGGAGAAGGCCCTCAGCGAGCTGAAACAGGCCGAGGAGAACCTGGCGCGCGTTGACCTGCTCATCAGGGAGGTTAAGGCCCAGCTCGACAAGCTCGAGAAGGAGCGCAACGACGCCCTGAGGTACCTCGATCTCAAGGAGCGCGTCGAGAAGGCCCGGGTTACCCTCCTCCTCGGCGAGATAAGGAAACTCGAGTCCCTGATCGAGGAGAGCAACGCCCGCGATCGGGAGATAGAGGCGGCGATGGCTGCCATAGAGGAGCGCCTCAAGGATATAGCCAGGGAGATAGTCTCCAAAGAGAGGGAACTGAGTGACGTCGAGAGGGAACTCGAGGAGAAGAGCGAGGACGGCATCCTCGAGGTCACGAGGAAGATCAGCGAGGTCCAGTCGAAGATAGAGATGGCCCGGAGGAACATCGAGCTGGCCGAGAAGGAGATAGAGGAAAGCCAGCGCAGGCTCGCCAAGACGAAGGAGGAACTGAAGAAGGTCTCCGAGGAGATAGAAAAGAGCAGAAACGCAATTCAGCGCTGGAGTAAGAGGCGAGAGAAGCTCAAGGCGGAGATAAAGGAGAAGGAGGTCGCCAAGAACGAGCTGGTGGTCAAACTCGGCGAGATCGACAGGGACTTCGCGAGGGCCAGGGAGGAGTTCGATAAGGTCGTTGCCGAGCTCGAGGAGGGCAAGAAGGAGCTCTACATGAAGGAGGGCGACGTCAAGAAGTTCGAGGAGGAGATAGAGCGCCTCAAAACTAAAATCGCCCAGGATAGCGCGAAGAGAACAGCGCTCAAATCCAGGATAGAGGAAACCAGAAGGGCCCTCGAGGCCAGGCGCTCCGAGCTCGGGGAGGTGGAGGGTAAGATATCCCGGGCCGAGGCGAGGCTCAGGAAGGCCGAGAAGGAGCTCGAGGAGAAGGGCAGGTCCCTCAAAAAGGTTGAGGGGGAGCTCTCCAAGGCTAAGGAAGAGCTCATCAAGGCCGAGGCCCACCGCGAGATCAGGGGCAACAGGGCCGTGGAGTTCCTGAAACGGCAGAAGGTACCGGGCCTCTACGGTCCGCTCGGGGAGCTAATAACGGCGGAGAAGGACTACGCCCTGGCCGTCGAGGTCGCCCTCGGCGGGAACTACGACAACGTCGTGGTGGAGGACGATAAAGTCGCCGAGAAGGCGATAAAACTCCTGAAGGAGAATAAACTCGGAAGGCTGACCTTTCTGCCACTCAACAAAATAAAGCCCCGCTCGATGCGCGGGAAGCCGCCGCTCGGTGTTCCGGCGATGGACGTCGTCAGCTACGATGCCCGCTTCAAGAACGCCGTCGCCTACGCCCTCGGGGACACGCTCATCGTCAACGACATGGACGAGGCGAGAACCGTTGGGATCGGGAAGGTTCGCATGGTGACCCTCGGCGGTGAGCTCCTCGAGAGGAGCGGGGCCATAACCGGGGGGCACTACAGGCCGAGGGGCAGGCTCGGCGTGAACGTCGACGAGATAAGGAAGAGGGTCGAAAAACTCGAGCGGGAGAGGGAGGCCCTTGAATCGGCCGTTAACGCCCTCAGGGTGGAGATCAAGGGGCTCCAGGACGGGCTCTTCGAGCTGCGCATGAAGAAGAGCGGGCTTAACAAGGATCTTCAGGTTATCCAGAAAGAGATGGAGCGCCTTTTGGCGGAGGATAAGGCCCTGAAGGAGGAGATCGAGGAGAGCGAGAGGGGGATCGAGGCCCTCGAGAAGAGGATCCACGATGCAAAGGGTGAGATGGCCAGGCTCCGCGGGAGGATAGAGAGGCTCGAGAGGAAGAGGGATAAACTCAAGAAAGCGCTGGAGAACCCGGAGGCGAGGGAGCTCAACCAGAGGATCAGGGAGGCGGAGCACGAGATAAGCAAACTCAGAGAAGAGCTCGGCAAGGTCGAGAGCAGGCTCGAAGGCCTCGAGGCGAGGATAAACGAGGAGCTCCTTCCAAGGAAAGCCGATCTGGAGGAGGAGATTGAGGGGCTTGTGAACAGGATAAACGCGCTAAAGGCCAACATCGCCGAGAACGAGAGGGCCATAGGGGAATTCGAGGGAGAGCTTGAGGAACTCAGGAAAGCCGAGGAGGGCGTTAAGGAAGAGCTCAAGGAGCTCCGCGAGAGGCGCGAGAGCCTGAGGAAGGAGATAGCAGAGCTCCGCTCCGAGAAGGAGGAGCTGAGTTCAAAGCTCCAGGAGCTCCGCATCGAGGCCAACACGCTGAAGATAAAGCTCGCCCAGTACGAGGCGACGCTGAAGGAGAAACGGGAGGAGCTAAAACACCACGACGCCAAGATCGTGAAGGGCATCAAGGAGATCCCGCTCGAGCTCGAGGCCCTGAGGAAGGAAATAGAGGAGATGGAGGAGGAGATACGCTCCCTCGAGCCCGTCAACATGAAGGCCATAGAGGACTTCGAGGTCGTCGAGAGGAGGTACCTCGAGCTGAGCAGCAAGCGCGAGCAGGTTGTCGCCGAGAAGGAGAGCATAGAGGAGTTCATAGAGGAGATAGAGGGTCAGAAGAGGAACGTCTTCATGGAGACCCTCAACCAGATAGCGAAGAACTTCTCGGAGCTGTTCGCCAAGCTCTCCCCGGGAGGAAGCGCCAGGCTCATCCTCGAGAATCCCGACGATCCATTCGCCGGAGGCCTCGAGATAGAGGCCAAGCCGGCCGGGAAGGACGTCAAGAGGATAGAGGCCATGAGCGGCGGCGAGAAGGCCTTAACCGCCCTCGCCTTCGTCTTCGCCATTCAGCGCTACAAACCGGCCCCGTTCTACCTCTTCGACGAGATCGACGCCCACCTCGACGACGCCAACGTCAAGCGCGTCGCGGACCTCATCAAGGAGGCCTCGGAGAACAGCCAGTTCATCGTGATAACCCTGAGGGACGTCATGATGGCCAACGCTGACAAGATAATCGGCGTCAGCATGAGGAACGGCGTGTCCAAGGTCGTCGCCCTCAGCCTCGAGAAGGCCATGAAGATCCTCGAGGAGGCCCGGAAGAGGAGCGAGGCCGAGCACGAGGAGATGTTCGGCCACCTGAGCGGGTGA
- a CDS encoding DUF835 domain-containing protein, with product MFRGRPQRSKSRIVDYRHLNEVLSKDPRRGKILITRRPPFEVKAPNVRKVWVTKVPHPEAVPPTKLHVIEQIIWNQLNKTASDVILDAFEYLMIENGVEPTLRFVGKMRDMTLMRDSEFYVTVSNGLDERVLNILRRIVE from the coding sequence ATGTTCAGGGGGCGACCCCAGAGGAGTAAGTCTCGGATCGTTGATTACCGCCATCTCAACGAAGTCCTCTCCAAAGACCCGCGGCGCGGCAAGATCCTCATAACCCGGAGGCCTCCCTTTGAGGTCAAGGCCCCCAACGTCCGTAAGGTGTGGGTGACCAAAGTACCGCATCCGGAGGCGGTTCCCCCGACCAAACTTCACGTCATCGAGCAGATAATATGGAACCAGCTCAATAAAACCGCGTCGGACGTGATTTTGGACGCCTTCGAGTACCTGATGATAGAGAACGGGGTTGAACCCACCCTTCGCTTCGTGGGTAAGATGAGGGACATGACCCTGATGAGGGACTCCGAATTCTACGTTACAGTGAGCAACGGACTGGACGAGCGGGTGCTCAACATCCTCCGCAGGATAGTCGAGTGA
- the mce gene encoding methylmalonyl-CoA epimerase, with translation MMKKIDHVGIAVKNLDEAVKVWEGLGLKVDEIEEVPDQKVRTAIIHVGESRIELLEPTAEDSPIAKFIAKRGEGIHHIALGVDNIEEHLEKLKDKGYRLIDERPRIGAGGAKIAFVHPKSVTGVLLELCEREK, from the coding sequence ATGATGAAGAAGATAGACCACGTCGGTATAGCCGTCAAGAACCTCGACGAGGCCGTGAAGGTCTGGGAGGGTCTCGGCCTCAAGGTGGACGAGATCGAAGAGGTGCCGGACCAGAAGGTTAGGACCGCCATCATCCACGTCGGCGAGAGCCGGATAGAGCTCCTCGAGCCGACGGCGGAGGACTCGCCCATAGCGAAGTTCATCGCCAAGCGTGGTGAGGGGATACACCACATAGCCCTCGGCGTCGATAACATCGAGGAGCATCTCGAGAAGCTCAAGGATAAAGGTTACCGCCTCATCGACGAGAGGCCGCGCATCGGTGCGGGAGGTGCGAAGATAGCCTTCGTTCACCCCAAGTCGGTAACGGGTGTGCTTCTCGAACTATGCGAGAGGGAAAAGTGA
- the meaB gene encoding methylmalonyl Co-A mutase-associated GTPase MeaB, producing MIDDLIERMLKGDRRATARLITLVENDEEKAREIVRKIYPLTGNAYIVGVTGPPGAGKSTLLDKLIRVAREEGKIVGVIAIDPTSPFTGGALLGDRIRMQRHSTDPGVFIRSMATRGSLGGLAKATSDAIKVLDAYGCDVIFVETVGVGQIEVDIVKTADTVVMVTVPGLGDDVQAIKAGLMEIADLFVINKADKEGADATYFELNMMLDLEKERWEKRGWRPPIVETVATTMRGIRELWGEVKRHREFLEESGELERKRRFRAQEEVKTIVSGRIARAISERFDEEEVASLIDRIVRREVDPYSAADVVLEKALGVKV from the coding sequence ATGATAGACGACCTTATAGAGCGCATGCTGAAGGGGGACAGACGCGCCACCGCGCGGTTGATAACCCTCGTGGAGAACGACGAGGAGAAGGCGAGGGAGATCGTGCGGAAGATATACCCCCTCACCGGAAACGCCTACATCGTCGGCGTAACCGGACCGCCCGGGGCGGGAAAATCGACCCTTCTCGACAAGCTCATCCGGGTCGCCAGGGAGGAGGGTAAAATCGTCGGGGTTATAGCCATAGACCCCACCTCGCCCTTCACGGGCGGCGCGCTCCTCGGGGACAGGATAAGGATGCAGAGGCACTCGACGGATCCGGGGGTCTTCATCAGGAGCATGGCGACGCGCGGCTCCCTCGGCGGGCTCGCCAAGGCCACGAGCGATGCGATAAAGGTTCTCGACGCCTACGGCTGCGACGTCATCTTCGTCGAGACGGTCGGCGTCGGCCAGATAGAGGTTGACATCGTCAAGACGGCCGACACCGTGGTTATGGTCACCGTTCCGGGCCTGGGCGACGACGTGCAGGCGATAAAGGCCGGGCTCATGGAGATAGCCGACCTCTTCGTCATCAACAAGGCCGACAAGGAGGGCGCCGACGCAACCTACTTCGAGCTCAACATGATGCTTGACCTCGAGAAGGAGCGCTGGGAGAAGCGTGGCTGGAGGCCGCCGATAGTCGAGACGGTGGCGACGACGATGAGGGGAATCCGGGAGCTCTGGGGGGAGGTAAAGAGGCACCGCGAGTTCCTCGAGGAGAGCGGCGAGCTGGAGCGGAAGAGGAGGTTCCGCGCCCAGGAGGAGGTCAAGACGATAGTCTCGGGCAGAATAGCCCGGGCGATAAGCGAGCGGTTTGACGAGGAGGAGGTGGCGTCGCTCATAGACAGGATCGTCAGGCGGGAGGTTGACCCGTACTCTGCCGCTGACGTTGTCCTTGAAAAAGCCCTGGGGGTGAAGGTATGA
- a CDS encoding cobalamin B12-binding domain-containing protein, with translation MVERSKVRVLVAKPGLDGHDRGAKVVARALRDAGFEVIYTGIRQTPEQIVESVIQEDVDVLGISILSGAHMVLIPKILKLLEERGIKPNEDVLVVAGGIIPPDDAEELKKMGVAEVFGPGSPIGDTIKFIDENVPKLKKFRSE, from the coding sequence ATGGTCGAGCGCTCAAAAGTTAGGGTTCTCGTTGCAAAGCCGGGGCTTGACGGTCACGACAGGGGGGCCAAGGTCGTTGCGAGGGCCCTCCGCGATGCCGGTTTCGAGGTCATCTACACGGGCATAAGGCAGACTCCAGAGCAGATAGTGGAGAGCGTCATCCAGGAGGACGTCGACGTCCTCGGGATAAGCATCCTCTCGGGGGCGCACATGGTTCTGATTCCCAAGATACTGAAGCTCCTCGAGGAGCGCGGCATAAAGCCCAACGAGGACGTACTCGTGGTAGCGGGGGGCATAATCCCGCCCGACGACGCCGAGGAGCTCAAGAAGATGGGCGTTGCGGAGGTCTTCGGCCCCGGGAGCCCGATAGGCGACACCATCAAGTTCATCGACGAGAACGTTCCGAAGCTCAAGAAGTTCAGGTCGGAGTGA
- a CDS encoding PHP domain-containing protein: MLEFPHDTHTHSVYSDGVGGIMENVAAAELRGLSLVGISDHTHYLGGKPFNRYLREIRRWGGESDVTVLAGIEANVTWEGVDVPPEIAGKLDYVIASVHLWLDDPGEYIKLAELALLDENVDVIGHFGASFPYIGYPDGEDLLGLIELAEERGKAFEISSRYRVPDLDFVRECVRRGVKLTFASDAHRPEDVGNVSWSERLFRKAGGTKEDLLFGELL, encoded by the coding sequence ATGCTCGAGTTTCCCCACGACACGCACACCCACTCGGTTTACTCCGACGGCGTTGGCGGGATAATGGAGAACGTCGCCGCCGCGGAGCTCAGGGGCTTGAGCCTGGTCGGGATAAGTGACCACACTCACTACCTTGGCGGGAAACCCTTCAACCGCTACCTCAGGGAGATCCGTCGCTGGGGCGGGGAGAGCGATGTAACGGTTCTGGCCGGGATCGAGGCCAACGTAACATGGGAAGGCGTCGACGTACCTCCCGAAATCGCCGGAAAGCTCGACTACGTCATCGCCAGCGTTCACCTGTGGCTGGACGACCCCGGCGAGTACATCAAGCTGGCTGAACTCGCGCTCCTCGATGAGAACGTTGACGTTATCGGCCACTTTGGGGCGAGTTTTCCCTACATCGGTTATCCCGACGGGGAGGATCTCCTCGGCCTGATCGAACTCGCGGAGGAGAGGGGAAAGGCCTTCGAGATAAGCTCACGCTACCGCGTCCCCGACCTCGACTTCGTGAGGGAGTGCGTTAGGCGGGGTGTGAAGCTGACCTTTGCCAGCGACGCCCACAGGCCGGAGGACGTTGGGAACGTCTCGTGGAGCGAGAGGCTCTTCAGAAAGGCGGGTGGGACAAAGGAGGACCTGCTGTTCGGGGAGTTATTGTAA
- the pyk gene encoding pyruvate kinase, whose amino-acid sequence MRLPPHKTKIVATVGPASKKRKTLEAMVKAGMSVARINFAHGDLEEHARVIETVRDVSRRLNRPVAILGDLPGVKIRVGEIAGGSVTLRRWQTVVLTTRDVIGNESEIPVQFKDFPRIVSKGDTIYLSDGFIALRVEEVKDQDVICKVIVGGTLFSNKGINVPKAGMVIDAVTERDLELIRFAIEQGIDAVGISFVGSAYDVLKVRRFVEENGGNLFLIAKIERPDAVKNFDDILNAADGIMVARGDLGVEMPIEKLPVLQKRLIFKANVAGKPVITATQMLESMTEEKLPTRAEVTDVANAILDGTDAVMLSEETAVGKYPVDAVRMMARIAKTTEAHRDSQWSTRILEWKMTRWNERGSRTGTIKETITRSIIEALNSMDIRYILTPTRTGKTARLISRFKPKQWILAFATEERVARNLMFSYGVYPFVVEEASEGEILGLIKGLGIVKENDNVLLTKGTPIGKTVGTNTIRIFTV is encoded by the coding sequence ATGAGGCTACCGCCGCACAAGACGAAGATAGTCGCCACCGTAGGCCCGGCGTCGAAGAAGCGCAAGACCCTTGAGGCCATGGTAAAGGCCGGCATGAGCGTCGCGAGGATAAACTTCGCCCACGGGGATCTCGAGGAACACGCGAGGGTCATCGAGACCGTAAGGGACGTCTCAAGGAGGCTGAACCGACCCGTGGCCATCCTCGGTGACCTGCCGGGGGTAAAGATACGCGTCGGTGAGATAGCGGGCGGTTCGGTTACGCTGAGGCGGTGGCAGACGGTCGTTCTGACGACGAGGGACGTGATCGGAAACGAGTCCGAGATACCCGTCCAGTTCAAGGATTTTCCGAGGATAGTGTCCAAGGGGGACACCATCTACCTCAGCGACGGTTTCATAGCGCTCCGCGTGGAGGAGGTTAAGGATCAGGACGTCATCTGTAAGGTCATCGTTGGCGGGACGCTGTTCTCCAACAAGGGCATCAACGTTCCGAAGGCCGGGATGGTCATCGACGCCGTAACCGAGAGGGACCTCGAGCTGATCAGGTTCGCCATAGAGCAGGGTATCGACGCGGTCGGGATAAGCTTCGTCGGCTCCGCCTACGACGTCCTCAAGGTGAGGAGGTTCGTGGAGGAGAACGGCGGGAACCTCTTCCTGATAGCCAAGATCGAGAGGCCCGACGCCGTGAAGAACTTCGACGATATCCTCAACGCCGCCGACGGGATAATGGTGGCGAGGGGGGACCTCGGCGTCGAGATGCCCATCGAGAAGCTCCCAGTCCTCCAGAAGAGGCTCATATTCAAGGCCAACGTTGCCGGTAAGCCCGTGATAACCGCCACCCAGATGCTCGAGAGCATGACGGAGGAGAAGCTCCCGACGAGGGCAGAGGTCACGGACGTTGCCAATGCTATTCTGGACGGAACCGACGCGGTTATGCTCTCGGAGGAAACGGCCGTCGGAAAGTACCCCGTCGATGCCGTCAGGATGATGGCGAGGATAGCCAAGACCACCGAGGCCCACAGGGACTCCCAGTGGTCCACCCGGATACTCGAGTGGAAGATGACGCGCTGGAACGAGAGAGGATCAAGGACGGGGACAATAAAGGAGACGATAACGAGGAGCATAATAGAGGCCCTCAACTCCATGGATATCCGGTACATCCTGACGCCGACGAGAACCGGAAAAACGGCGAGGCTCATCTCCCGCTTCAAGCCCAAGCAGTGGATCCTGGCCTTCGCAACGGAGGAACGGGTCGCGAGGAACCTCATGTTCTCCTACGGCGTCTACCCGTTCGTCGTCGAGGAGGCCAGCGAGGGGGAGATACTGGGCCTGATAAAGGGCCTCGGCATAGTGAAGGAGAACGACAACGTCCTGCTGACGAAGGGCACACCCATAGGTAAGACCGTCGGAACCAACACCATCAGGATATTCACCGTCTGA
- a CDS encoding peroxiredoxin, translated as MNPLDVRVFDEDGNEVSLGDVILGKWTVLYVYPKDNTPGCTTEAKEFTELLPEFEKLGFQVIGVSKDSVKSHARFKEKHGLKVKLLSDPGAELIKALGAWGKKKRYGREYEGVMRSTFIFNPEGELVWKKINVRAKGHAAKVLEEAKKLVEGPKSPN; from the coding sequence ATGAACCCTCTGGATGTAAGGGTGTTCGATGAGGACGGGAACGAGGTAAGCCTCGGGGACGTCATCCTGGGGAAGTGGACGGTGCTCTACGTCTATCCAAAGGACAACACACCCGGGTGCACCACGGAGGCGAAGGAGTTCACGGAGCTCCTCCCGGAGTTCGAAAAGCTCGGCTTTCAGGTCATCGGCGTTTCGAAGGACTCCGTGAAGAGCCACGCCCGCTTTAAGGAGAAGCACGGGCTGAAGGTCAAACTGCTCAGCGACCCCGGTGCGGAGCTCATCAAAGCCCTCGGCGCCTGGGGGAAGAAGAAACGCTATGGAAGGGAGTACGAGGGAGTGATGAGGAGCACGTTCATATTCAATCCCGAGGGAGAACTCGTCTGGAAGAAGATCAATGTCCGCGCAAAGGGGCACGCGGCTAAGGTTCTTGAGGAGGCCAAAAAACTGGTGGAGGGGCCCAAAAGCCCTAACTAA
- a CDS encoding zinc metalloprotease → MEFIAFTYVGNFVNDGVMKEVVFDVFDGANRFFEENNLPLRFLYIGKLKLEPGYLINIYSGEEKIKAYPVEVLVEVLHAKLLGEIEEKPDIRMNRIFALTTFPLVSRNPYFDFYEKFLGVQETLVGLRVMLLSMKPFEPPELSELIKTVQRGSASPAERALLREKLELFKNRLLKGVLHEVGHGFDLGHCTNDCVMNPPSSMGEWDSRMLGYCDSCFINLKRALEWSERNRRE, encoded by the coding sequence ATGGAGTTCATAGCCTTCACGTACGTCGGAAACTTCGTGAACGATGGGGTGATGAAAGAGGTCGTTTTTGACGTGTTCGACGGAGCGAATAGGTTCTTCGAGGAGAACAACCTTCCCCTGAGGTTCCTCTACATCGGAAAGCTAAAGCTCGAGCCCGGCTACCTGATAAACATATACTCCGGGGAAGAGAAGATCAAGGCCTATCCTGTGGAGGTACTCGTTGAGGTCCTCCACGCCAAGCTCCTGGGCGAGATAGAGGAGAAACCGGACATCAGGATGAACAGGATATTCGCACTCACCACCTTTCCCCTCGTCTCCCGCAACCCATACTTTGACTTCTACGAGAAGTTCCTGGGGGTACAGGAGACCCTGGTAGGGTTGAGGGTCATGCTCCTGTCGATGAAGCCCTTTGAGCCACCGGAACTCTCCGAACTCATAAAAACTGTTCAAAGGGGGAGCGCATCCCCCGCGGAGAGGGCCCTCCTGAGGGAAAAGCTTGAGCTGTTCAAGAACCGCCTCCTCAAGGGTGTCCTCCACGAGGTCGGGCACGGCTTCGACCTTGGCCACTGCACCAACGACTGCGTCATGAACCCACCGTCGAGCATGGGGGAATGGGACTCCAGGATGCTCGGTTACTGCGATTCCTGCTTCATCAACCTGAAAAGGGCGCTCGAATGGTCCGAACGCAACCGGAGGGAGTAG
- a CDS encoding prenyltransferase/squalene oxidase repeat-containing protein, giving the protein MGSKLYEMGRFINADSLVRYIEERRHEDGGYCFVSVLSDTNVNDTYYAIKIYDLLGLDFPEPERTVEFLEKTIQPQTAVVAIAMAMEGLALLGAGDVAREHLDIVFTKYNPLEGKFAVGLGGSEEFGTATPLEATYWVTKAFKAIGHDFSTDEREAIRAFVMKFRNGNGFGVKGPTTTMTYQALYVLHALGYRPPKTPHFRNCELCGDWGGFTEVPYSLPPYIEPTFYGTRGLGLQDETPNCPRRHVWFIRQLQNANGGFRRSLELGISNFQNTYRALAVLDFMMRFL; this is encoded by the coding sequence ATGGGCTCGAAGCTTTACGAGATGGGGAGATTCATCAACGCCGATTCCCTCGTCAGGTACATCGAGGAGAGGCGCCACGAGGACGGCGGTTACTGCTTCGTCAGCGTCCTCAGCGATACCAACGTCAACGACACCTACTACGCCATCAAAATCTACGACCTCCTTGGACTGGATTTCCCGGAGCCGGAGAGGACTGTAGAGTTCCTTGAGAAGACCATACAACCCCAGACGGCGGTCGTTGCGATAGCGATGGCCATGGAGGGTTTGGCCCTGCTCGGGGCCGGGGACGTGGCGAGGGAGCACCTCGACATCGTATTCACCAAGTACAACCCGCTCGAGGGTAAGTTCGCGGTGGGCCTCGGCGGAAGCGAGGAGTTCGGGACGGCGACACCGCTTGAGGCAACCTACTGGGTAACCAAGGCCTTCAAGGCCATCGGCCACGATTTCAGCACCGATGAGAGGGAGGCCATAAGGGCCTTCGTCATGAAGTTCAGGAACGGAAACGGCTTCGGCGTTAAGGGCCCGACGACGACCATGACCTACCAGGCCCTTTACGTTCTCCACGCCCTCGGCTACAGGCCGCCGAAAACCCCCCACTTCCGGAACTGCGAGCTCTGCGGCGACTGGGGCGGCTTCACCGAGGTCCCCTACAGTCTTCCGCCCTACATCGAGCCGACCTTTTACGGGACGAGGGGGCTTGGGCTCCAGGATGAAACTCCTAACTGCCCCCGGAGACACGTCTGGTTCATACGCCAGCTTCAGAACGCCAACGGCGGCTTCAGGAGGAGCCTCGAGCTCGGCATCTCGAACTTCCAGAACACATACAGGGCGCTTGCGGTGCTCGACTTCATGATGCGGTTCCTCTGA
- a CDS encoding DUF6062 family protein, with amino-acid sequence MDLIGIYLMDALGEGCPVCRILRKYEDSEIEIILYEHVNDPDVREKFRESLGLCTHHAWKTLEKAYSEPLLGPLGVAMIYEHMLGVYADLLENGTAPEEGECFLCKLMEDKERSTVEAFADRIGELLPEYERSGSILCKRHYEMVLELLERKNPEAAEKLRELQIRKLKGLGERLGSFIDRFDYRAKEAPKKEEVSALPLAIEALKGLETGVTVRKRRSKKQRGILPWK; translated from the coding sequence ATGGACCTGATAGGGATTTACCTGATGGACGCCCTCGGAGAGGGCTGTCCCGTCTGCAGGATACTTCGCAAGTACGAGGATTCGGAGATAGAGATCATCCTTTACGAGCACGTGAACGACCCCGATGTGAGGGAGAAGTTCAGGGAGAGCCTCGGCCTCTGCACCCACCACGCATGGAAGACCCTTGAAAAAGCTTACTCGGAGCCACTGCTGGGACCGCTGGGCGTGGCCATGATCTACGAGCACATGCTGGGGGTTTACGCAGACCTGCTGGAAAACGGCACGGCCCCCGAGGAGGGCGAGTGCTTCCTCTGCAAGCTGATGGAGGATAAGGAGAGGAGCACCGTGGAGGCGTTCGCCGATAGGATCGGGGAGCTCCTGCCCGAATACGAGCGCTCAGGGTCGATACTGTGCAAACGCCACTACGAGATGGTCCTCGAACTTCTCGAGAGGAAGAATCCAGAGGCGGCAGAAAAGCTGAGGGAGCTCCAGATTAGAAAGCTGAAGGGCCTCGGGGAGAGGCTCGGCTCTTTCATCGATAGGTTCGATTACCGCGCGAAGGAAGCGCCGAAGAAGGAGGAAGTATCCGCACTCCCGCTGGCGATAGAAGCATTGAAAGGTCTTGAAACGGGCGTAACGGTAAGAAAAAGGAGGAGCAAAAAACAAAGGGGGATACTCCCGTGGAAATAG